From the genome of Blautia pseudococcoides, one region includes:
- a CDS encoding ABC transporter permease has product MKKSVPKKTTGKQAQSRRLFYCIVPFIVLCFLFSYFPLHGWLYAFFDYKPPLKLSQCDFVGWKWFRTLFTNTTQIMQMFQVMKNTFAMSLLGIFTSILPMGFAVFLNEIKCKWFKNLVQTLTTLPNFISWVLVYSVAFSLFTDSGMVNTWLQNMGIITTPVKFLDSDTHVWLWMTLWNIWKGLGWGAIMYLAAISGIDAELYEAARVDGANRFQLMRNITLPALMPTFFVLLMMAVANFLNNGMDQYYVFQNSFNKAHIQVLDLYVYNIGMTGSSLSLATAISMMKSIVSVTLLFIVNFVSKKTRGESII; this is encoded by the coding sequence ATGAAAAAGTCTGTTCCAAAAAAAACAACTGGAAAACAGGCACAAAGCCGCAGGCTGTTTTATTGTATCGTTCCCTTTATTGTGCTGTGTTTTTTGTTTTCCTATTTTCCTCTGCATGGGTGGTTATATGCATTTTTTGATTATAAGCCGCCTTTGAAATTGTCACAATGTGATTTTGTAGGGTGGAAATGGTTTAGAACGCTGTTTACAAATACGACACAGATCATGCAAATGTTTCAGGTTATGAAAAATACCTTTGCCATGAGCCTGCTGGGAATCTTTACATCAATTCTGCCTATGGGGTTTGCCGTGTTTTTGAATGAAATTAAATGCAAGTGGTTTAAAAATCTGGTTCAAACCCTGACTACCCTCCCTAATTTTATAAGCTGGGTATTGGTGTATTCTGTAGCGTTTAGCTTGTTTACAGACAGCGGCATGGTAAATACATGGCTTCAGAATATGGGGATCATAACAACACCTGTTAAGTTTTTGGACAGCGATACCCATGTCTGGCTGTGGATGACATTATGGAATATCTGGAAAGGGCTTGGCTGGGGAGCGATTATGTATCTGGCTGCCATTTCAGGAATTGACGCAGAATTATATGAAGCGGCCCGGGTTGACGGGGCAAACAGATTTCAGCTTATGCGCAATATCACACTCCCTGCGCTGATGCCCACATTCTTTGTATTGCTCATGATGGCAGTCGCCAACTTTTTGAACAATGGTATGGACCAGTATTATGTATTCCAGAATTCGTTTAATAAAGCGCATATTCAGGTATTGGATCTTTACGTGTACAATATAGGTATGACGGGCAGCAGTTTATCCCTGGCCACGGCAATTAGTATGATGAAAAGTATTGTCAGTGTAACGCTGCTGTTTATTGTGAATTTTGTATCGAAAAAAACACGCGGAGAATCTATTATTTAG
- a CDS encoding carbohydrate ABC transporter permease has product MTGKKHKRIKASDASFNMINHLVFLLLTLICVYPFYYMIINTVSANDLSANGYINFWPRAVHFDNYVQVLSLDGLSTAALVSLGRTVMGTICTVFASAFLGFMFTQENMWHRKFWYRFFVITMYFNAGLIPMFVTMQTLHLTNTFWVYVIPAIVQPFNIILVKTYVESMPKSLQEAAEIDGAGIFTVFGKIILPTAKPILATVAIFSAVGQWNSFQDTLIYITEQKLYSLQYLLYIYINQANSLAALVRNSGTSAIAGSLATQQTPTSIRMTVSVIVVLPILFVYPVFQRFFVKGIMIGSVKG; this is encoded by the coding sequence ATGACAGGAAAAAAACATAAAAGAATAAAGGCCAGTGATGCATCATTCAATATGATAAATCATTTGGTATTTTTACTGCTTACATTAATTTGTGTTTATCCGTTTTATTACATGATTATCAATACGGTCAGCGCCAATGACCTGAGCGCCAATGGCTATATTAATTTTTGGCCAAGAGCAGTACATTTTGATAACTATGTACAGGTTTTGTCCCTGGACGGATTATCAACCGCGGCTCTTGTATCACTGGGCAGAACCGTTATGGGTACCATTTGTACGGTGTTTGCCTCCGCGTTTCTGGGATTTATGTTTACCCAGGAAAATATGTGGCATCGGAAATTCTGGTATCGCTTTTTTGTCATCACAATGTATTTTAACGCAGGTCTGATTCCTATGTTTGTCACTATGCAGACCCTGCATTTGACAAATACCTTTTGGGTGTATGTGATACCGGCAATCGTACAGCCGTTTAATATCATTCTGGTAAAGACATATGTGGAATCTATGCCAAAATCCCTCCAGGAAGCAGCCGAGATTGACGGGGCGGGAATCTTCACCGTCTTCGGAAAGATTATCCTGCCTACTGCAAAGCCTATTCTTGCCACAGTGGCTATTTTTTCAGCAGTAGGACAATGGAACTCTTTTCAGGATACATTGATCTATATTACGGAACAGAAGCTGTATTCCCTGCAGTATCTGTTGTATATCTACATAAACCAGGCCAATTCCTTGGCAGCTTTGGTGAGAAACAGCGGAACCTCCGCTATAGCGGGAAGTCTTGCCACACAGCAGACCCCCACATCTATTCGTATGACGGTTTCCGTCATCGTTGTGCTTCCGATTTTGTTTGTATATCCGGTTTTTCAGCGGTTTTTTGTGAAAGGGATCATGATTGGTTCCGTGAAAGGATAA
- a CDS encoding glycoside hydrolase family 3 C-terminal domain-containing protein, translating to MKNFRKERAEARIKAQERVSEMTLLEKVSQLKYHASPVERLGIPAYNYWNEALHGVARAGTATVFPQAIGMAAAFDEEAMQKAGNIIATEGRAKYNEYAKHGDRDIYKGLTFWSPNVNIFRDPRWGRGHETYGEDPYLTSRLGVRFVEGIQGEGPVMKAGACAKHFAVHSGPEAIRHEFDAVVTMKDLWETYLPAFEALVTQADVEAVMGAYNCTNGEPCCAHRYLMEEVLRGLWDFDGHFVSDCGAIRDFHENHKVTKNARESAALALKRGCDINCGNTYLHLMGAVEEGLVSEADITKAAKRALASRYLLGLLDGSVYDEIPYEVVECREHLETAVDMARKGSVLLKNDGILPLDKSKLRTIGVVGPNADSRAALIGNYHGTASRYITVLEGIQDEAGEEVRVLYSEGCHLKNDKVENLAWKQDRISEAVITAEHSDVVIICVGLDETLEGEEGDDGNFYASGDKKDLHLPKVQEELIEKVTAAGKPTVVVLMAGSAVDLNYAEENCSGILMAWYPGARGGKAIADLLFGKVSPSGKLPVTFYRDLEGMPEFTDYSMKNRTYRYMEKDALYPFGYGLTYGDVQVTKAEILNKAAENSCIELEVTVKNRGTRDTEEVVQIYIKDLDSPLAVHNCSLCAFKRVMLKAGDAESVKLAVPNSAMNVVNEQGERRVVSKNFKLFAGISQPDQRSRKLTGTNPIELKVVLE from the coding sequence ATGAAAAATTTCAGGAAAGAAAGGGCTGAAGCCAGAATAAAAGCCCAGGAACGTGTATCTGAAATGACACTTCTGGAAAAGGTGTCCCAGTTAAAATACCATGCCTCCCCGGTGGAACGTCTTGGCATACCTGCTTACAATTACTGGAATGAAGCACTTCACGGTGTTGCAAGGGCAGGTACTGCCACTGTGTTTCCTCAGGCGATTGGGATGGCAGCGGCTTTTGATGAGGAGGCTATGCAAAAAGCAGGCAATATCATTGCCACGGAAGGAAGAGCAAAGTACAATGAATACGCAAAGCATGGGGACAGGGATATCTATAAGGGTCTGACTTTTTGGTCCCCTAATGTAAACATATTCCGTGATCCCCGTTGGGGGAGGGGGCACGAAACATATGGCGAGGATCCATATCTGACCTCCCGTTTGGGGGTACGTTTTGTAGAGGGGATTCAAGGGGAAGGACCTGTTATGAAAGCAGGGGCGTGCGCAAAACATTTTGCGGTGCACAGCGGGCCGGAAGCGATCCGCCATGAATTTGATGCTGTTGTCACCATGAAAGACCTGTGGGAAACGTATCTCCCCGCATTTGAGGCTCTGGTGACACAGGCTGATGTAGAAGCGGTAATGGGAGCTTACAACTGTACCAACGGGGAGCCGTGCTGTGCGCATAGATATCTGATGGAGGAGGTGCTTCGGGGACTGTGGGATTTTGACGGCCATTTTGTATCAGACTGCGGAGCGATCAGGGATTTTCATGAAAACCATAAGGTGACAAAAAATGCCAGAGAATCAGCAGCTCTTGCGCTGAAGCGCGGCTGTGATATCAATTGCGGAAATACCTATCTGCATCTTATGGGCGCTGTGGAAGAGGGGCTGGTCTCGGAAGCGGATATTACAAAAGCAGCAAAAAGAGCACTTGCGTCCAGATATCTGCTAGGATTGCTAGATGGCAGTGTATATGATGAAATTCCATATGAAGTGGTGGAATGTAGAGAACATCTGGAGACAGCCGTTGATATGGCAAGGAAGGGCAGCGTTTTACTGAAAAATGACGGTATTCTTCCTTTAGATAAATCAAAACTGAGGACGATTGGAGTGGTGGGACCAAATGCGGACAGCCGCGCCGCGCTGATTGGCAATTATCATGGAACCGCGTCCAGGTATATTACAGTTTTGGAAGGCATTCAGGATGAAGCCGGCGAAGAGGTACGTGTGCTGTATTCGGAAGGCTGCCATCTGAAAAATGATAAAGTGGAGAATCTTGCCTGGAAGCAGGACAGGATCTCCGAGGCGGTCATCACTGCAGAGCATAGTGATGTAGTGATCATCTGCGTCGGCCTTGACGAAACCTTGGAAGGCGAGGAGGGAGATGACGGTAATTTTTATGCCTCAGGGGATAAAAAAGATCTGCATCTTCCCAAAGTACAAGAAGAATTAATTGAAAAAGTAACGGCTGCCGGCAAGCCCACAGTAGTTGTGTTAATGGCGGGAAGTGCCGTTGATTTAAACTATGCGGAAGAGAATTGCAGCGGCATTCTTATGGCCTGGTATCCTGGGGCAAGAGGGGGAAAAGCAATTGCGGACCTGCTGTTTGGCAAAGTTTCACCGTCCGGTAAGCTGCCTGTTACATTTTACAGGGATTTGGAAGGAATGCCGGAGTTCACGGACTATTCCATGAAAAACCGGACTTACCGCTATATGGAAAAAGATGCACTCTATCCATTCGGATATGGGCTGACTTACGGGGATGTACAGGTGACAAAGGCCGAAATTCTGAATAAGGCGGCAGAAAACTCATGCATTGAATTAGAAGTGACAGTAAAGAACAGGGGAACTAGAGACACGGAAGAGGTGGTGCAGATCTATATAAAAGATTTAGATTCCCCTCTGGCGGTACATAACTGCAGTCTGTGCGCATTTAAAAGAGTTATGCTCAAGGCAGGAGACGCGGAATCAGTAAAGCTGGCGGTTCCCAATTCTGCTATGAATGTGGTCAATGAGCAGGGAGAACGCCGCGTTGTAAGTAAGAATTTTAAGCTGTTCGCAGGCATTTCACAGCCTGACCAAAGAAGCAGGAAGCTTACAGGCACAAATCCCATAGAACTAAAAGTAGTTTTGGAATAG
- a CDS encoding extracellular solute-binding protein, which translates to MKKRLVSIFLCVAMTAATVLSGCGASEDADGTASKESGSNEKYKEFLTVDVFDTLANYQGIQSGWFGKIVKDKFNMELNIIAPNVAGGGDALFQTRSAAGNLGDLVIVGTQNGRLNDLVKAGLLMDMTDLLKNKAVMKEYEDAITQTKQLTEQDGIYAIPSEISDNSPESVEDGIEPLVSPLVRWDAYKAAGYPEVKTLEDYIPAMKAMQEQVPESDSGKKTYAISMFKDWDDGLMVGAKNYASLYGYLESGFAMAKADGSDIQDVIADEGLYVRSLKFLFDANQEGLVDPESTTQNWDTLANKYRDGQVLTSHWSWQGKDCYNTAENKEAGKGFMPLMIDDMECFAYGCYAQGNTKNMIGIGSKAEDPERMADFIDWLYSPEGMELYQAGPEGLTWEMKDDKAVRTDFGNKALNGEKVSVPEEWGGGEYTDGVSALNFKALSVTNINPENKEPYSRAMWSSELEKNNTPLDLDWQEYTGGAKTTVEFLEMNDALSVSAGTSYSQPEEPSDITTLRNQCKEVIKDSSWKMVFAKDEAEFKSVLKNMQDTVKGLGYDQVLELDIQNAKDEAKAKVKAIEEYNNK; encoded by the coding sequence ATGAAAAAGAGATTAGTGAGTATATTTTTATGTGTCGCGATGACAGCGGCAACGGTTTTATCAGGATGCGGAGCCAGTGAGGATGCGGACGGCACGGCCTCCAAAGAAAGCGGCAGCAATGAAAAGTATAAAGAGTTTCTTACAGTGGATGTTTTCGATACGCTGGCCAATTATCAGGGGATTCAGTCGGGATGGTTCGGCAAGATTGTGAAAGATAAATTTAATATGGAATTAAATATTATTGCTCCGAATGTTGCAGGAGGCGGTGATGCTTTGTTTCAGACACGTTCCGCCGCAGGAAATTTAGGAGATCTTGTTATTGTGGGGACACAAAACGGACGCCTGAACGATCTGGTAAAAGCGGGCCTTCTTATGGATATGACAGACCTTCTGAAGAATAAAGCTGTTATGAAAGAATATGAAGATGCAATCACACAGACAAAGCAGCTTACTGAACAGGATGGAATATATGCAATACCCAGTGAAATCTCTGACAATTCGCCGGAATCTGTGGAAGACGGAATTGAACCGCTTGTTTCACCGCTGGTAAGATGGGATGCGTATAAGGCTGCAGGCTACCCTGAGGTAAAGACACTTGAAGATTATATTCCGGCCATGAAAGCCATGCAGGAGCAGGTGCCGGAGAGTGATTCAGGAAAGAAAACCTATGCAATTTCAATGTTTAAAGACTGGGATGACGGCCTGATGGTAGGTGCAAAGAATTATGCGTCTCTTTATGGATATCTTGAGAGCGGTTTCGCTATGGCGAAGGCCGACGGAAGTGATATTCAGGATGTGATTGCCGATGAGGGTTTGTATGTGCGCTCACTGAAATTCTTGTTCGACGCGAATCAGGAAGGGCTGGTAGATCCTGAGTCCACAACTCAGAATTGGGATACGCTGGCTAATAAATACCGCGATGGGCAGGTGCTCACATCACACTGGTCATGGCAGGGAAAAGACTGCTATAACACAGCAGAAAATAAAGAGGCAGGCAAAGGCTTCATGCCGCTTATGATTGACGACATGGAGTGTTTTGCGTATGGCTGCTATGCACAGGGAAATACAAAGAATATGATAGGTATTGGCAGTAAGGCAGAAGACCCTGAAAGAATGGCAGATTTCATTGACTGGCTTTATTCACCGGAAGGAATGGAATTGTATCAGGCCGGACCGGAAGGTTTAACCTGGGAAATGAAAGATGACAAGGCTGTCAGGACAGACTTTGGAAATAAGGCATTAAATGGTGAGAAAGTAAGTGTTCCGGAAGAATGGGGCGGGGGAGAATATACAGACGGAGTTTCAGCATTGAATTTCAAAGCGTTGTCCGTAACGAACATAAATCCGGAAAATAAGGAACCGTATTCAAGGGCAATGTGGTCATCAGAACTTGAGAAAAACAATACTCCGCTGGATCTTGACTGGCAGGAATATACAGGGGGAGCCAAGACAACAGTAGAATTTCTTGAAATGAATGATGCGCTTTCTGTTTCAGCCGGCACTTCTTATTCCCAGCCGGAAGAGCCTTCCGATATCACCACATTGAGAAATCAGTGTAAGGAAGTGATCAAAGACAGTTCCTGGAAGATGGTCTTTGCAAAAGATGAGGCAGAGTTTAAGTCTGTACTTAAAAATATGCAGGACACGGTGAAAGGACTTGGTTATGACCAGGTACTGGAATTGGATATTCAGAATGCAAAAGATGAGGCAAAGGCAAAAGTAAAAGCCATAGAAGAATATAATAATAAGTAA